A genomic region of Macrobrachium nipponense isolate FS-2020 chromosome 40, ASM1510439v2, whole genome shotgun sequence contains the following coding sequences:
- the LOC135211792 gene encoding DNA-directed RNA polymerase II subunit RPB1-like yields MRVIKDSVPLSKSATTLGISIRPVTPSRPTFQSIIPSRPNFQSITPSRPTFQSITPSRALLLPDLTFRGITPSRPTFQSIIPSRPTFQSITPSRPTFQSITPYTFQAYLPEYYTFQTYPPEHYTFHVLLHLPHLPSRALLLPDLTSRALHLPDLPSRPTFQSITPSRPNFQSITPSRPTFQIHLPDLTSRVLHLPDLPSRYTFQTYLPEHYTFQTYLSEHYTFQTYLPEQYTFQTHLLDLPSRTLHLPDLPSRALHLPDLPSRALHLPRLVTPSTPTLQSRMTSYRSQRLASALNSAFSIP; encoded by the exons ATGAGAGTGATCAAAGATTCTGTTCCTCTGTCAAAGAG tgcaactactttgggGATTTCcattcgtcctgttacaccttccagacctacCTTCCAGAGCATTATACCTTCCAGACCTAACTTCCAGAGcattacaccttccagacctacCTTTCAGAGCATTACACCTTCCAGAGCATTACTCCTTCCAGACCTAACTTTCAGAGGcattacaccttccagacctacCTTCCAGAGCATTATACCTTCCAGACCTACCTTCCAGAGcattacaccttccagacctacCTTCCAGAGCATTACACCTTACACATTCCAGGCCTACCTTCCAGAGTATTACACCTTCCAGACTTACCCTCCAGAGCATTACACTTTCCACGTCCTGTTACACCTACCACACTTACCTTCCAGAGCATTACTCCTTCCAGACCTAACTTCCAGAGcattacaccttccagacctacCTTCCAGACCTACCTTCCAGAGcattacaccttccagacctaaCTTCCAGAGTATTACACCGTCCAGACCTACCTTCCAGATACACCTTCCAGACCTAACTTCCAGAGtattacaccttccagacctacCTTCCAGATACACATTCCAGACCTACCTTCCAGAGcattacaccttccagacctacCTTTCAGAGcattacaccttccagacctacCTTCCAGAGCAATACACCTTCCAAACCCACCTTCTAGACCTACCTTCCAGAACACTACACCTTCCAGACCTACCTTCCAGAGcattacaccttccagacctacCCTCCAGAGCACTACACCTTCCACGTCTTGTTACACCTTCCACACCTACCCTCCAGAGCAGAATGACCTCAtacaggtcccagcgcctggcctcaGCCCTCAACTCTGCATTTTCCATTCCGTGA